The genomic stretch CCATCATCAACGAGTAGGAACCAGGCTAACCGCCGTCCAGCCGGGCGCGCGGTTCTGTCGTTCGAGGCTTATATAAGGAGGAATCCAGCACGTGGCTGCGAAGATCATTTCATTCGACGAAGACGCACGTAAATCCCTCAAGATCGGCATCGACACGCTGGCCAACGCGGTGAAGACCACGCTCGGCCCGAAGGGCCGCAACGTCGCGCTCGACAAGAAGTTCGGCGCGCCGACCGTCACCCACGACGGCGTCACCGTCGCCAAGGAGATCGAGCTCGAGGATCCGTTCCAGAACATGGGCGCCCAGCTCCTCAAGGAGGCGGCGACCAAGACCAACGACGTTGCCGGTGACGGCACGACCACCGCAACCGTCCTCGCCCAGGCGATCGTCCACGAGGGTCTGCGCAACATCGCCGCTGGCGCGAACGCCATGCTGCTCAAGCAGGGCATCGAGCTCGGCGCCGGCAAGGCCGTCGAGGCCGATCAAGGACATGTCCAAGCGAGGTCCGCGGCAAGGAGGACATCGCCAACGTCGCCACCATCTCCGCCGCTGACAAGGAGATCGGCGAGCTGATCGCCGATGTCATGGAGAAGGTCGGCACGCGACGGCGTCATCACCGTCGAGGAGTCCCGCGGTCTGCAGTTCGAGACCGAGTACACCGAGGGCATGCAGATCGACCGCGGCTACATCTCGCCTTACTTCGTCACCAACACCGAGCGCATGGAAGCCGTCCTCGACGACCCGATGATCCTGATCACCGACAAGAAGATCTCGGCCGTCGCCGACCTCCTGCCGGTGCTCGAGAAGGCGCTGCAGGTCACCAAGAGCTTCCTGATCGTCGCCGAGGACGTCGACGGCGAGGCGCTGGCGACGCTGGTCGTCAACAAGCTGCGCGGCACGATCAACGTCCTGGCCGTCAAGGCCCCCGGCTTCGGCGATCGCCGCAAGGAGATGCTGCGCGACATCGCCATCCTGACCGGCGGCACCGTCATCTCCGAAGAGGTCGGCCGCAAGCTCGATAGCGCCGCGATCCAGGATCTCGGTCGCGCCCGCCGCGTCGTCGCCACCAAGGACGACACCACGATCGTCGAGGGCAACGGCGACGAGGCGGAGATCAAGGGCCGCATCGAGCAGATCAAGGCTCAGATCGAGACGACCACCATCCGACTTCGACCGCGAGAAGCTCCAGGAGCGGATGGCCAAGCTGGCCGGCGGCGTTGCCGTCATCAAGGTCGGCGCTGCGACCGAGACCGAGCTCAAGGAGAAGAAGCATCGCGTCGAGGATGCGCTCTCGGCCGCCCGCGCGGGCGTCGAGGAGGGCATGGTCCCGGGTGGTGGCGTCGCGCTGATCCGCGCTGCCGCAGCTCTGGAGAACGTCGACGCCGAAGGTGACATCAAGACCGGCGTCGCGATCCTCAAGCGCGCCCTCGAGGAGCCGATGCGCGGCATCGTCGAGAACGCCGGCCAGGACGGCGCGGTCGTCGTCTCGACCATCCGCCGCCTCCAGGAGGAGCAGGGCAACCCGAACCTCGGCTACGAGGTCATCCGCGGCGAGTACGGCGACATGTTCGAGTGGGGCATCATCGACCCGGCCAAGGTCACCCGCTCGGCGATCCAGAACGCCGCCTCGATCGCTGGCATGATCCTGACCACCGAGGCGCTCATCACCGAGAAGCCATCGGAAGCGTCGGCCATGCCGGCCATGCCGGGCGGCATGGACTACTAGTCCAGCCCCAGGCAGCAATCTGCGCCGATAAGAAAGCCGGTCTCGCTTTGGCGGGGCCGGCTTTCTCTATGGCATGCTGGCCTTTTCCCCGCCAATCGGCCATCATTCCAGCAAGGGCGCATG from Thermomicrobiales bacterium encodes the following:
- a CDS encoding TCP-1/cpn60 chaperonin family protein, with amino-acid sequence MAAKIISFDEDARKSLKIGIDTLANAVKTTLGPKGRNVALDKKFGAPTVTHDGVTVAKEIELEDPFQNMGAQLLKEAATKTNDVAGDGTTTATVLAQAIVHEGLRNIAAGANAMLLKQGIELGAGKAVEADQGHVQARSAARRTSPTSPPSPPLTRRSAS
- a CDS encoding TCP-1/cpn60 chaperonin family protein is translated as MAKLAGGVAVIKVGAATETELKEKKHRVEDALSAARAGVEEGMVPGGGVALIRAAAALENVDAEGDIKTGVAILKRALEEPMRGIVENAGQDGAVVVSTIRRLQEEQGNPNLGYEVIRGEYGDMFEWGIIDPAKVTRSAIQNAASIAGMILTTEALITEKPSEASAMPAMPGGMDY